A region from the Enterobacter roggenkampii genome encodes:
- a CDS encoding protein YohO: MKATKLAIITLFVLMAVSGIGGVMLAGYSFIVRGGVG; the protein is encoded by the coding sequence ATGAAGGCAACCAAACTGGCCATTATTACCCTTTTTGTCCTGATGGCCGTAAGCGGTATCGGCGGCGTGATGCTGGCAGGGTACTCGTTTATTGTTCGCGGCGGTGTCGGCTGA
- a CDS encoding ABC transporter permease — MKALRDPLLWLVALFVGLLFLMPHSAALFNSLFPGLPRPVYQQESFINLALAHLWLVALSSAIAVVLGVGAGIAVTRPAGREFRPLVETIAAIGQTFPPVAVLAIAVPVMGFGQQPAIIALILYGVLPVLQGTLAGLAAVPASVLSVAEGMGMSRGQRLRKVELPLAAPVIIAGIRTSVIINIGTATIASTVGANTLGTPIIIGLSGFNTAYIVQGALLVALAAIVVDRAFERLALYLSRHRREQ, encoded by the coding sequence GTGAAGGCACTGCGTGATCCGCTTCTCTGGCTGGTAGCGCTCTTTGTCGGCTTACTGTTTCTGATGCCCCACAGCGCGGCGCTGTTTAACAGTCTCTTTCCCGGGCTGCCGCGGCCGGTATATCAGCAGGAGAGCTTCATTAATCTCGCCCTGGCGCATCTCTGGCTGGTGGCGCTCTCAAGCGCCATCGCGGTTGTGCTGGGCGTGGGGGCGGGCATCGCGGTCACGCGGCCCGCGGGCCGGGAGTTTCGCCCGCTGGTGGAGACGATTGCGGCCATCGGACAGACGTTTCCCCCGGTGGCGGTGCTGGCGATAGCGGTGCCGGTGATGGGCTTTGGCCAACAGCCTGCCATCATTGCGCTGATTCTGTACGGCGTATTGCCGGTGCTGCAGGGCACGCTGGCGGGCCTCGCGGCGGTACCTGCGTCCGTGCTGAGCGTGGCGGAAGGGATGGGGATGAGTCGCGGCCAGCGGCTGCGCAAGGTTGAACTGCCGCTAGCGGCACCGGTTATCATTGCCGGGATCCGCACGTCGGTCATCATTAACATCGGGACGGCGACCATTGCGTCGACGGTCGGCGCTAATACGCTGGGCACGCCGATCATTATCGGCTTAAGCGGGTTTAATACGGCGTATATTGTGCAGGGAGCGCTGCTGGTTGCGCTGGCGGCAATCGTCGTCGATCGCGCTTTTGAGCGGCTGGCGCTGTACCTCAGCCGACACCGCCGCGAACAATAA